The Clostridium sporogenes genome contains a region encoding:
- a CDS encoding 2-hydroxyacyl-CoA dehydratase → MKEILKMGLDVGSTTVKIVILDKNYNILYSIYERHFSDIKNTIGKLIKNTFNKFKDRSVSIMVTGSGGLAVSKWFDIPFIQEVVACTNTIKKFATNTDVAIELGGEDAKITFFDDGIDQRMNGTCAGGTGAFIDQMASLLQTDAKGLNDIAKNYKVIHPIAARCGVFAKTDVQPLINEGATREDIAASIFQAVVNQTIGGLACGKTIKGNVAFLGGPLYFLSELRKRFIETLKLTKDQVIFPENSQLFVAMGAALTVKDRKIVTLKYLLDKLEELENIKLESVATLRPLFANEQEYIEFKNRHEKHKAVEKSLQDFKGNCYLGIDAGSTTTKVTLIDEKGQLLFSSYGSNKGNPLKSVIKILKDLYSKLPKEAQILNSVVTGYGEKLIKAALNIDIGEVETISHYKAAEFFSPGVDFILDIGGQDMKCLIIKDGVIESIMLNEACSSGCGSFIETFAHSLKMSVEDFSKEALTSKNPVDLGSRCTVFMNSKVKQAQKEGATIGDISAGLSYSVIKNALLKVIKIRDPKEMGKKIIVQGGTFYNEAVLRAFELISEREAIRPNIAGLMGAFGAALIAKERYEEGHKTTLATIEQLEKFSVETEMKRCGKCQNNCLLTINKFSDGTQFVSGNRCERGEGKEIIENKVPDLYEYKYKRIFNYIPLKKEEAKRGIVGIPRVLNMYENYPFWFTFFTKLGFRVELSPRSSKRIYDLGIDTIPSESACYPAKIVHGHIKSLVDRGINFIFYPAVAFEQKEQKEANNHYNCPMVISYSEVIKNNMDIIREKNIKYMNPFLSLDNKKKLAKRLYEEFKDDFNISLYDIKRAVEFAYEEDQRMKLDIRKKGEEVIEYLKRTGKKGIVLSGRPYHIDPEINHGITNIITSLDMAVLTEDSIAHLGRVERPLRVVDQWVYHSRLYAAASFVAEENNLELVQLNSFGCGLDAVTTDQVQEILARSGKIYTLIKIDEGSNLGAVRIRLRSLKAAIYERKKKNFNPIKHYDISERPVFTKKMRKNHTILCPQMSPIHFQFIEEAFRASGYNLEILPSVDKKAIDEGLKYVNNDACYPSIIVVGQIIEGLKSGKYDINNTSVIISQTGGGCRATNYIGFLRKALKEAGYSNVPVVSLNVVGLEKNPGFKITPSLGNKSMMALVYGDLFMRVLYKVRPYEKIPGSADLLYKKWIEKCKKSIYNGDLKEFKQNINDIVRDFDALEIKKITKPKIGVVGEILVKFHPTANNDVVNIIEKEGGEAVVPDLIDFFLYCAYSENFVYRYLSGKKRKAVLNNIGIKAIEFYRKEMKAVLRNSKRFSPPKEIEELAKLAEPIVSIGNQTGEGWFLTAEMIELIESGTKNIICMQPFACLPNHVTGKGMIKELKRNFKGTNIAAIDYDPGASEVNQLNRIKLMMSVAFENLEAQLEKQEVKNANEEVAVSRKDD, encoded by the coding sequence ATGAAAGAGATATTAAAAATGGGCTTAGATGTAGGCTCAACTACTGTAAAGATAGTTATACTAGATAAGAATTACAACATATTATACAGTATTTATGAAAGACACTTTTCTGATATAAAAAACACAATAGGTAAGTTAATAAAGAATACTTTTAATAAATTTAAGGATCGTAGTGTAAGTATTATGGTTACGGGTTCAGGTGGGCTTGCTGTATCAAAATGGTTTGATATACCTTTTATACAGGAAGTAGTAGCTTGTACAAATACTATTAAAAAATTTGCTACTAATACTGATGTAGCTATAGAGCTAGGGGGAGAAGATGCTAAAATTACCTTCTTTGATGATGGAATAGATCAAAGAATGAATGGAACTTGCGCTGGAGGTACTGGTGCTTTTATAGATCAAATGGCATCTCTTCTACAAACAGATGCAAAGGGATTAAATGACATTGCAAAAAATTATAAAGTTATACACCCTATAGCGGCAAGATGTGGGGTTTTTGCTAAAACAGATGTACAACCATTGATTAATGAAGGAGCTACAAGGGAAGATATAGCTGCTTCTATTTTTCAAGCGGTAGTTAATCAAACCATAGGAGGCCTTGCCTGCGGGAAAACTATAAAAGGTAATGTAGCTTTCTTAGGTGGACCTCTTTATTTTTTATCTGAACTTAGAAAAAGATTTATAGAAACATTAAAATTAACTAAGGATCAGGTTATTTTTCCTGAAAATTCTCAGTTGTTTGTAGCTATGGGAGCTGCATTAACTGTAAAAGATAGGAAAATAGTTACATTGAAATATTTGTTAGATAAACTAGAGGAATTAGAGAATATTAAGTTGGAATCTGTAGCAACATTAAGACCATTATTTGCTAATGAACAGGAATATATTGAATTTAAAAATAGACATGAAAAACATAAAGCAGTGGAAAAAAGTTTACAGGACTTTAAAGGGAATTGTTATTTAGGAATAGATGCAGGTTCTACTACTACTAAGGTTACTCTTATAGATGAAAAGGGACAATTATTATTTTCAAGCTATGGGAGTAATAAAGGAAATCCTTTAAAGTCTGTAATCAAGATACTCAAAGATTTATATTCAAAGCTACCTAAAGAAGCTCAGATCTTAAATTCTGTAGTTACAGGTTATGGCGAGAAATTAATAAAAGCCGCATTAAATATAGATATTGGAGAAGTGGAAACTATATCACATTATAAAGCAGCAGAATTTTTTAGCCCTGGAGTAGATTTTATTTTAGATATCGGTGGACAAGATATGAAATGCCTAATTATAAAAGATGGTGTTATAGAAAGTATTATGCTTAATGAGGCTTGTTCATCAGGATGTGGATCTTTTATAGAAACTTTTGCACATTCTTTAAAAATGAGTGTAGAGGATTTTTCTAAAGAAGCATTAACATCTAAAAATCCAGTGGATTTAGGATCTAGGTGTACTGTGTTTATGAATTCTAAAGTTAAACAAGCTCAAAAGGAAGGAGCTACTATAGGAGATATATCTGCAGGTCTTTCATATTCAGTAATAAAAAATGCTCTTTTAAAAGTAATAAAAATAAGAGATCCTAAGGAAATGGGAAAGAAGATAATAGTTCAGGGTGGAACGTTTTATAATGAAGCAGTTTTAAGAGCCTTTGAACTTATATCGGAAAGAGAAGCAATAAGACCTAATATAGCAGGTCTTATGGGAGCCTTTGGTGCTGCACTTATAGCTAAAGAAAGATATGAAGAAGGCCATAAAACTACATTAGCTACAATAGAGCAATTGGAGAAATTTTCTGTAGAAACAGAAATGAAAAGATGTGGCAAATGTCAAAACAATTGTCTTTTAACTATTAATAAATTTTCTGATGGTACACAATTTGTATCAGGCAATAGATGTGAAAGAGGAGAAGGAAAAGAGATAATAGAAAATAAAGTTCCAGATTTGTATGAATATAAATATAAAAGGATATTTAATTATATTCCATTAAAAAAAGAAGAAGCTAAAAGGGGAATAGTAGGAATACCAAGGGTTTTAAATATGTATGAAAATTATCCATTCTGGTTTACGTTTTTTACAAAACTAGGATTTAGAGTGGAATTATCCCCAAGATCTAGTAAAAGAATATATGATTTAGGAATAGATACTATTCCCTCAGAATCGGCTTGCTATCCAGCTAAAATAGTTCATGGTCATATCAAAAGTCTTGTAGATAGGGGAATAAACTTTATATTTTATCCTGCTGTAGCTTTTGAGCAAAAAGAACAAAAGGAAGCTAATAATCACTATAATTGTCCTATGGTGATTTCTTATTCAGAAGTTATAAAAAATAATATGGATATAATTAGAGAAAAAAATATAAAATATATGAATCCATTCCTATCCTTAGATAATAAAAAGAAGTTAGCTAAAAGACTTTATGAAGAATTTAAAGATGATTTTAATATAAGTCTTTATGATATAAAAAGAGCAGTAGAGTTTGCTTATGAGGAAGACCAAAGGATGAAGTTAGATATAAGGAAAAAGGGAGAAGAAGTTATAGAATATTTAAAAAGAACAGGTAAAAAAGGTATAGTATTATCTGGTAGACCTTATCATATAGATCCAGAAATAAATCATGGTATAACTAATATAATTACATCTTTAGATATGGCAGTTCTAACAGAGGATTCTATAGCTCATTTAGGAAGAGTTGAAAGACCTTTAAGAGTAGTAGACCAATGGGTTTATCATTCAAGATTATATGCAGCAGCTAGTTTTGTAGCTGAAGAAAATAATTTAGAACTAGTTCAGCTTAATTCCTTTGGCTGTGGATTAGATGCGGTAACAACAGATCAAGTTCAAGAGATTTTAGCAAGAAGTGGGAAAATATATACTCTTATAAAGATAGATGAAGGTAGCAATTTAGGTGCTGTAAGAATTAGACTACGTTCTTTAAAAGCAGCTATATATGAAAGAAAGAAAAAGAACTTTAATCCCATTAAACATTATGATATATCTGAAAGACCAGTTTTTACTAAAAAAATGAGAAAAAATCATACAATATTGTGTCCACAAATGTCACCAATTCATTTTCAGTTTATAGAAGAAGCATTTAGGGCTTCTGGATATAATCTGGAGATTCTTCCATCTGTAGATAAGAAAGCTATAGATGAAGGTTTAAAATATGTAAATAATGATGCTTGCTATCCTAGTATAATTGTAGTTGGTCAAATTATTGAAGGTTTAAAATCAGGGAAATATGATATAAACAATACGTCTGTTATAATAAGCCAAACTGGTGGAGGCTGTAGAGCTACCAATTATATTGGATTTTTAAGAAAGGCATTAAAAGAAGCTGGATATTCTAATGTACCTGTCGTATCTTTAAATGTAGTAGGATTAGAAAAGAATCCTGGATTTAAGATAACACCTTCTTTAGGAAATAAATCTATGATGGCTTTAGTATATGGCGATTTGTTCATGAGAGTTTTATATAAAGTACGACCTTATGAAAAAATACCAGGTTCAGCAGACTTACTTTATAAAAAATGGATAGAAAAGTGTAAGAAAAGTATTTACAATGGTGATTTAAAAGAATTTAAACAAAATATAAATGATATTGTAAGAGATTTTGATGCTTTAGAAATTAAAAAAATAACTAAACCTAAGATTGGAGTAGTTGGAGAAATTTTAGTTAAATTTCATCCTACAGCTAATAATGATGTAGTAAATATTATAGAAAAAGAAGGTGGAGAAGCTGTAGTTCCAGATTTAATAGATTTCTTTTTATACTGTGCTTATAGTGAGAACTTTGTATATAGATATTTATCAGGTAAAAAAAGAAAAGCAGTATTAAACAATATTGGAATAAAAGCTATAGAATTTTATAGAAAAGAAATGAAAGCGGTTTTAAGAAACAGTAAAAGATTTTCACCACCAAAAGAAATAGAAGAACTAGCAAAATTAGCTGAGCCGATAGTTTCTATAGGAAATCAAACAGGAGAAGGCTGGTTTTTAACCGCAGAAATGATTGAATTAATAGAAAGTGGAACTAAAAATATTATTTGTATGCAACCATTTGCTTGCTTACCTAATCATGTTACAGGAAAAGGTATGATAAAGGAATTGAAAAGGAATTTTAAAGGGACTAATATAGCAGCCATAGATTATGACCCAGGAGCAAGTGAAGTTAACCAATTAAATAGAATTAAGCTTATGATGTCTGTGGCCTTTGAAAATTTAGAAGCGCAGTTAGAAAAACAAGAAGTAAAAAATGCTAATGAAGAAGTAGCAGTATCTAGAAAAGATGATTAA
- a CDS encoding ABC transporter ATP-binding protein — translation MDKVIVETIFMNYHSLKGSTPALKDISFSIEEGEFVSIVGPSGCGKSTLLNIIAGLIPQSSGDIYIDGEKQKSISPKIGYMFQKDHLFNWLTVLDNITLGLKIQHKLNSERKETIEKLLKDYGLLDFKDHHPDELSGGMRQKVALIRTLALNPEVLLLDEPFSALDYQTRLNISDEIYNIIKKEGKTAIMVTHDISEAVAMSDRILVLSKRPAKIKKDVTIKLSTKCNSPLKCREAPEFRVYFNDIWKELNDI, via the coding sequence ATGGATAAAGTAATAGTTGAAACTATTTTTATGAACTATCACTCTTTAAAAGGAAGCACTCCTGCATTAAAAGATATATCTTTCTCCATTGAAGAGGGTGAATTTGTTAGTATAGTTGGTCCTTCTGGTTGTGGGAAATCAACTCTTCTAAATATAATAGCTGGATTAATTCCCCAATCTAGTGGTGACATATATATAGATGGCGAAAAACAAAAATCTATTTCTCCTAAAATAGGTTATATGTTTCAAAAAGATCACTTATTTAATTGGTTAACAGTCTTAGATAACATAACCCTTGGGTTAAAAATACAACATAAATTAAATAGTGAAAGAAAAGAAACTATAGAAAAACTTTTAAAAGATTATGGTTTACTGGATTTCAAAGATCATCATCCAGATGAATTATCTGGCGGCATGAGACAAAAAGTTGCTTTAATTAGAACTTTAGCTCTTAATCCTGAAGTTCTTCTTTTAGATGAGCCATTTTCAGCTTTAGACTATCAAACCAGATTAAATATTAGCGATGAAATATACAATATAATAAAAAAAGAAGGTAAAACAGCTATAATGGTAACCCATGATATATCTGAAGCTGTAGCTATGTCAGATAGAATACTTGTATTATCTAAAAGACCTGCAAAAATAAAAAAAGATGTAACTATTAAACTTTCAACAAAATGTAATTCCCCTTTAAAATGTAGAGAAGCTCCAGAATTTAGAGTTTATTTTAACGATATATGGAAGGAGCTGAATGACATATGA
- a CDS encoding ABC transporter permease, which yields MIDEKKEQELYIKKVKNRKTKIIITRLIILIAIFVLWEVAGNLGWIDPFLTSTPSRMWKSLVKIYSEGTLFKHIWITCYETILGFIYGTLLGTFIAILLWWSDFACKVLDPYIVVLNALPKVALAPIIIFWVGNGTNAIIMIALLISIVVTIISVLNGFKEVDNDKIRLMKTFGATKWQILVHLIIPATIPTLISTLKINVGLSWVGVIMGEFLVAKEGLGFLIIYGGQISQLDIVMFSIIILAILAYLMYAVVEFLEKRISLKIKH from the coding sequence ATGATAGATGAAAAAAAAGAACAGGAACTATATATTAAAAAAGTAAAAAATAGAAAAACTAAGATAATAATAACAAGACTTATAATATTAATAGCTATTTTTGTACTATGGGAAGTGGCCGGAAACTTAGGTTGGATAGATCCTTTTTTAACTAGCACTCCATCTAGAATGTGGAAAAGTTTAGTAAAAATTTATAGTGAAGGTACATTGTTTAAGCATATATGGATAACCTGTTACGAAACTATTTTAGGTTTTATTTATGGTACCTTACTAGGAACTTTTATAGCTATACTCCTTTGGTGGTCAGATTTTGCTTGTAAGGTTTTAGATCCTTATATTGTAGTATTAAATGCATTACCTAAAGTAGCACTAGCTCCTATTATAATTTTTTGGGTTGGCAATGGTACTAATGCTATAATAATGATAGCTCTCTTAATTTCCATTGTTGTAACTATAATTTCTGTATTAAACGGATTTAAAGAAGTTGATAATGATAAAATAAGATTAATGAAAACCTTTGGTGCCACTAAATGGCAAATATTAGTTCATTTAATAATCCCTGCTACAATCCCAACTTTAATATCTACCTTAAAAATTAATGTGGGTTTATCATGGGTAGGAGTTATAATGGGAGAATTTTTAGTGGCAAAAGAAGGTTTAGGATTCTTAATTATTTATGGTGGGCAGATTTCTCAACTGGATATAGTAATGTTTAGCATAATAATATTGGCTATTTTAGCTTATTTAATGTATGCAGTAGTAGAGTTTTTAGAAAAAAGAATATCTTTAAAAATTAAACATTAA
- a CDS encoding tetratricopeptide repeat protein, giving the protein MSYFNKANSYYNTKDYEKAINLYKKAAEIKENEASSLYNASVCFIKLKQYEKAIPLLKRALILKKDSKYFFNLGYCYAMLKNNKKALVYFNTAWALNHKDEDCEKAINIIVKNLK; this is encoded by the coding sequence ATGAGTTACTTTAATAAAGCTAACAGTTATTATAATACTAAAGATTATGAAAAAGCCATAAATCTATATAAAAAAGCAGCAGAAATCAAAGAAAATGAGGCTTCATCTTTATACAACGCTTCTGTTTGCTTTATAAAATTAAAACAATATGAAAAGGCCATTCCTTTATTAAAAAGAGCTCTAATATTAAAAAAAGATAGTAAATATTTTTTTAATTTGGGTTATTGCTATGCTATGTTAAAAAATAATAAAAAAGCTTTAGTTTACTTTAATACCGCTTGGGCCCTAAATCATAAAGATGAGGATTGTGAAAAAGCTATAAATATTATAGTTAAAAATTTAAAATAA
- a CDS encoding transglutaminase-like domain-containing protein, with protein sequence MKTNPVTLILAVVFFFPILKGFLSKFSSPNLKLDIEDINKTISFVFSLFLGIYYSKKIFIEHNAGIYKDIYERIPKNIIKYIENNFFMVYVVLTPLIIFIIYKIIFLILDLLNSITIYPILDKLEDILRDKGNIFKRIFGALFNIPKSICYILLIAFVLNVFSMFIKNDTLNKYLQSSKIYNNICKQAIIPVTNSKIAKKLPNIINNSFKIVVKEEAGKSSSQKNNFKDKKTIVYYNGVTLEEGIKSNKQINNFARHLAAEDATSKGKAKIIYDWIGTNIDYDHDKAKKVLKDNFQVKSGAITTFNSKSGICFDYSCLFIAMCRANDIKVRLITGEGFNGVSWVSHAWNQVYIPEEGRWINVDTTFYKGGNYFDTKRFDIDHRKSQIAGEW encoded by the coding sequence ATGAAAACAAATCCAGTTACTTTAATATTAGCTGTAGTGTTTTTTTTCCCTATTTTAAAAGGCTTTCTTTCAAAGTTTTCTTCTCCAAATTTAAAATTAGATATAGAAGATATAAATAAAACTATATCTTTTGTGTTTTCTTTATTTTTAGGTATATATTATAGTAAAAAAATATTCATAGAACATAATGCAGGAATATATAAAGATATATATGAAAGAATACCTAAAAATATAATAAAATATATAGAAAATAATTTCTTTATGGTATACGTAGTATTAACACCTTTAATAATATTTATAATCTATAAAATAATATTTTTAATACTAGATCTTTTAAATTCCATAACAATATATCCTATACTAGATAAATTGGAAGACATTTTAAGAGATAAGGGAAATATATTTAAAAGAATATTCGGAGCCTTATTTAATATACCTAAATCTATATGCTATATATTATTAATAGCTTTTGTGTTAAATGTATTTTCTATGTTTATTAAAAACGATACTTTAAATAAATATCTCCAATCATCTAAAATTTATAATAATATATGTAAGCAAGCAATAATACCAGTTACTAACTCTAAAATAGCTAAAAAGTTACCTAATATAATAAATAATTCTTTTAAAATAGTGGTAAAAGAAGAGGCGGGTAAAAGTTCATCACAAAAAAACAATTTTAAAGATAAAAAAACTATTGTTTATTATAATGGGGTGACTTTAGAAGAGGGAATAAAATCTAATAAACAAATAAATAATTTTGCAAGGCATTTAGCAGCGGAAGATGCTACATCTAAAGGAAAGGCAAAAATAATATATGATTGGATTGGAACTAATATAGACTATGATCATGATAAAGCTAAAAAAGTTCTTAAAGATAATTTTCAGGTGAAATCTGGAGCTATTACTACATTTAATAGTAAGAGTGGAATCTGTTTTGATTATTCTTGTTTATTTATAGCTATGTGTAGAGCAAATGACATAAAGGTAAGATTAATTACAGGTGAAGGATTTAATGGGGTAAGTTGGGTAAGTCATGCATGGAATCAAGTATATATACCGGAAGAAGGAAGATGGATTAATGTAGATACAACTTTTTATAAGGGAGGTAACTATTTCGATACCAAAAGATTTGATATAGATCATAGAAAATCTCAAATTGCAGGGGAATGGTAA
- the recX gene encoding recombination regulator RecX, producing the protein MSNVITKIEVQKRNKDRVNVYINEEFNFACSSELIYYHNLKKGKVIDENNLNDIIREDNYIKAKGYALKYIEKSLKTESQVKEKLYSKEYDKDTVDRVIKFLKDYDFIDDNKYCDMYIREKLNIYGRNKIKYALLNKGIKESIVIEKINNIDEEKEKKIAYKSAEKKYKIMILREKDKFKIYKKIWAYIISRGYNSNIAEWIINEIKSNENLYKDNNIFLDEQDIKLNKNTEDNIKDENLDEFHNNSHSNNKNSSYKENIDILARKRYDIIIKSEDDKNKIYRRLSNYLLRRGFSFEEVKKSTNRILYEIE; encoded by the coding sequence ATGTCAAATGTTATTACTAAGATAGAAGTCCAAAAAAGAAATAAAGATAGGGTAAATGTTTATATAAATGAAGAATTTAATTTTGCATGTAGTTCAGAATTAATATACTATCATAATCTTAAAAAGGGTAAGGTTATAGATGAAAATAATCTTAATGATATAATTAGAGAGGATAATTATATAAAAGCCAAAGGTTATGCTTTAAAATATATAGAGAAATCTTTAAAAACAGAAAGCCAAGTTAAAGAAAAACTATATTCAAAGGAATATGATAAGGATACTGTAGATAGGGTTATTAAATTTTTGAAGGATTATGATTTTATAGATGATAATAAATATTGTGATATGTATATAAGAGAAAAATTAAATATTTATGGAAGAAATAAAATAAAATATGCTCTTTTAAATAAAGGAATAAAGGAAAGCATAGTAATTGAAAAGATAAATAATATAGATGAAGAAAAAGAGAAAAAAATAGCCTATAAATCAGCAGAGAAAAAATATAAAATTATGATATTAAGGGAAAAAGATAAATTTAAAATATATAAAAAAATATGGGCATACATTATATCCAGAGGATATAATTCTAATATTGCTGAATGGATAATAAATGAGATTAAATCTAATGAAAATTTATATAAAGACAATAATATATTCTTAGATGAACAAGATATAAAATTAAATAAAAATACAGAAGATAACATAAAAGACGAAAATTTAGATGAATTTCATAATAATTCACATTCTAACAATAAAAATAGTAGTTATAAAGAGAATATTGATATACTTGCTAGAAAAAGATATGATATTATAATAAAATCAGAAGATGATAAAAATAAAATTTATAGAAGATTGAGTAATTATTTGTTAAGAAGGGGATTTAGCTTTGAAGAAGTAAAGAAAAGTACAAATCGTATTTTATATGAAATAGAATAA
- a CDS encoding M16 family metallopeptidase yields the protein MYDAKKTILKNGITLVTIKKDTQIAAIHAGIKIGAIYENEKQKGISHFIEHMLFKGTKYKDNETLNRELENLGGEYNAYTDSNSTVCSITVLEEELEKSIEILGDMFQNCLFPQEEIEREREVILSEIRGSKDDLEDYSFKKVNETAFDKSPLKYDTLGNEKIVKSFTRDKLIRFYERYYVPNNCFISIVSDFPHNYVVSIVEKYFKDWLWKEFKREKVLEEKNRFLKKVSYKNNVEQSTVVYLFTLHGLSKKEELALTILSHRLGESGNSVLFRELREKRGFAYDVYTDLDLSPHVKTLYIYTSVGRENVDETLEVINHCIESIKKGNIGFDSNTINLMKKILKTAIAFTLEDVTDIGNYAFHQIIDEESIFQFYEDMKDLDGIKEEDIYNVANKVLNKPTIHILLNQ from the coding sequence ATGTATGATGCGAAAAAGACTATATTAAAAAATGGAATAACCTTAGTTACTATAAAGAAGGATACCCAAATAGCTGCTATTCATGCAGGAATAAAGATAGGAGCTATATATGAAAATGAAAAACAAAAGGGTATAAGTCATTTTATAGAACATATGCTTTTTAAAGGAACTAAATACAAAGATAATGAAACTTTAAATAGAGAATTAGAAAATTTAGGCGGGGAATACAATGCATATACAGATAGTAATTCTACAGTATGCAGTATAACTGTTTTAGAAGAAGAACTGGAAAAATCTATAGAAATTTTAGGAGATATGTTTCAAAATTGTCTATTCCCTCAGGAAGAGATAGAAAGGGAAAGAGAGGTAATTTTATCTGAAATAAGAGGAAGTAAGGACGACTTAGAGGATTATTCTTTTAAAAAGGTAAATGAAACAGCTTTTGATAAAAGTCCATTAAAATATGATACTTTAGGAAATGAGAAAATAGTAAAATCTTTTACCAGAGACAAACTTATAAGATTTTATGAAAGATATTATGTACCTAATAATTGTTTTATATCTATAGTTTCTGATTTTCCACATAATTACGTAGTAAGTATTGTAGAAAAGTATTTTAAAGATTGGTTATGGAAAGAATTTAAAAGAGAAAAAGTCTTAGAAGAAAAGAATAGATTTTTAAAGAAAGTTTCTTACAAGAATAATGTAGAACAAAGTACAGTAGTATATTTATTTACATTACATGGTTTAAGTAAAAAAGAGGAATTAGCACTTACAATATTAAGCCACAGATTAGGTGAAAGTGGAAATTCTGTATTGTTTAGAGAACTTAGGGAAAAGAGAGGATTTGCCTACGATGTATATACAGATTTAGATTTATCACCTCATGTAAAGACTTTGTATATATATACCTCAGTAGGAAGAGAAAATGTAGATGAAACTTTAGAAGTTATAAATCATTGTATAGAAAGTATAAAAAAAGGTAATATAGGTTTTGATAGTAATACTATAAATCTTATGAAAAAGATATTAAAAACAGCTATTGCTTTTACTTTAGAGGATGTAACTGATATAGGAAATTATGCTTTTCATCAAATAATAGATGAGGAAAGCATTTTTCAGTTCTATGAAGATATGAAAGATTTAGATGGAATAAAAGAAGAGGATATATATAATGTAGCTAATAAAGTACTAAATAAACCTACTATACACATACTTTTAAATCAATAA
- a CDS encoding QueT transporter family protein: MNLQNKKISKLVFSAVIAAIYTVLTLLLAPISYGQIQVRVSESLTLLPFLSSYSIWGVFLGCIISNLIGGNGIIDVVFGSLATLIAAILTYYIGKSNLKFKKYLAPLPPIIINAVVIGFILNYTLKLPLLLSIIWVGLGEAISCYVLGLILISIIEKNKKLMSYFKY; encoded by the coding sequence ATGAATTTACAAAACAAAAAAATTTCTAAACTAGTGTTTTCAGCAGTTATTGCTGCTATTTACACTGTATTAACCTTACTTTTGGCTCCCATAAGTTATGGTCAAATTCAAGTAAGGGTTTCAGAATCCCTAACTTTACTACCTTTTCTCTCTTCCTATTCTATATGGGGAGTCTTTTTGGGTTGCATTATTTCTAATTTAATAGGTGGTAATGGGATTATTGATGTAGTATTTGGTTCACTAGCCACATTAATAGCTGCTATATTAACCTATTACATAGGTAAAAGCAATTTAAAATTCAAGAAATATTTAGCACCTCTACCCCCAATAATTATAAATGCAGTGGTAATTGGTTTTATTTTAAATTATACTTTAAAACTTCCATTACTGCTTTCAATAATTTGGGTAGGACTAGGAGAAGCAATATCTTGTTATGTATTAGGATTAATCCTTATATCTATAATAGAAAAGAATAAGAAACTTATGTCTTATTTTAAATATTAA
- a CDS encoding flavin reductase family protein, with protein sequence MEKVRFKGSAMLNPVPVALITTKNDGKTNVFTVGWIGTACTKPPIISIAIRPERLSFQYLKNNPELVVNLPSNNLVRAVDYCGVRSGKTNDKIKECGFTLKNSNEISVPYIEQCPINLECKVIDILPLGTHHLFLCEVLCTNVNDELIDQKGKIHFEKANLISYSHGEYYALPQKSLGKFGYSVQKKKKKKKFSR encoded by the coding sequence ATGGAAAAAGTAAGATTTAAAGGCAGTGCTATGTTAAATCCTGTCCCAGTAGCACTAATAACTACTAAAAATGATGGAAAAACTAATGTATTCACTGTAGGTTGGATTGGGACTGCGTGTACCAAACCTCCTATAATAAGCATAGCCATAAGACCTGAAAGACTTTCTTTTCAGTATCTAAAAAACAACCCTGAATTAGTGGTTAATCTCCCCTCTAATAATCTTGTTCGCGCAGTTGATTATTGTGGTGTACGTTCTGGTAAAACTAATGATAAGATAAAAGAATGTGGTTTTACACTAAAAAATTCAAATGAAATAAGCGTTCCATATATAGAGCAATGTCCTATAAACTTAGAATGTAAAGTTATAGATATATTGCCTTTAGGAACCCATCATTTATTTTTATGTGAAGTACTTTGTACTAATGTAAATGATGAATTAATAGACCAAAAAGGTAAAATTCATTTTGAAAAAGCAAATTTAATTTCTTATTCTCATGGAGAGTATTATGCTTTACCACAAAAATCTTTAGGTAAATTTGGATACTCTGTACAAAAAAAGAAGAAAAAAAAGAAGTTTAGTAGATAA